One stretch of Pedobacter riviphilus DNA includes these proteins:
- a CDS encoding TonB-dependent receptor, giving the protein MNKRLQILFLFLFCAGTANATKLKGHVYDKQTGEAIVGATVVLENPRRITNTGLDGTFEFKDVKVGAAKISVSYITYKTIEKTLVILKEDNDHLKFYMESDSKSLDDITIKSNVVSSTDQGARRLEKNAPQLMNIVSGRSIEISPDLTVANVMQRISGASIERNSNGDGQYAILRGMDKRYNYTLVNGVKIPSPDNKYRYVPLDLFPSDLLDRLEVYKTLTPNLEGDAIGGVINMVMKNAPGKFQVNANISTGYSQLFFDRKFTSYNASGINYKSPYEVNGKTYNATQSDFTKGTLDYKYKNPAPNLIGSLSLSKRFLDNKLGVVLAGSYQNTYRGSNSTFYNNSVVGVDPYAKITSKSYREYSEQQQRTGLHGKIDYVFNKDHQISLYNVYVNLKNQQVRDAVTTTYNGVYNPTAGNAELVYDTRSRLTEQQIYNSTLHGDHKFFNDKFKVQWSAVYSSAKNDVPDNTSISLNGVQQNFQSKRTSLVNTNPVTRRWERNTDEDLAGYLDLTYHVLAGEHKLDVMAGGLYRDKKRSGFFNNYNLAQGADHANDIYGVNFQNYTDLNLVVSNPTGAVANSLTYDATEQTTSGYGMFKYNSAKLEVIGGLRVEHTNQGYNLLFAAGESFPKGNQIYTDVLPSLTAKYFLTEKAQLHASYYKALNRPGFYEIVPGKVVNEEFQERGNPNLQRALADNFDLRYELFPGASEQLLIGAFYKRIKNPIEYTFQADAVRGQDIYYSPGNFGTANNYGAEVDYIKYFNKIGVKANYTYTHSRINTTKTTRVINSTTGDTEPANVNQERPLYGQSAHIANLSILFKDTKKGWDAQVAGAYTGPRINTVSQFLNNDFWQEGFVQVDASAEKRFKGGISVFVKANNILNTPTKLFIKGTNPANNDIKEDLVKNGKTLIRSDYYGQNYLVGFRYKFN; this is encoded by the coding sequence ATGAATAAACGATTACAAATTCTGTTTTTATTTCTCTTTTGTGCAGGCACAGCTAATGCCACAAAACTGAAAGGCCACGTTTACGATAAGCAAACTGGTGAGGCCATTGTAGGTGCAACAGTGGTTTTAGAAAACCCGAGGCGCATAACCAATACCGGATTAGATGGTACTTTCGAATTTAAGGATGTAAAAGTAGGTGCTGCAAAAATTAGTGTGAGCTACATTACCTACAAAACCATAGAGAAAACTTTAGTGATACTGAAAGAGGATAACGATCACTTAAAGTTTTACATGGAGAGTGATTCGAAAAGCCTTGATGATATTACTATTAAATCAAATGTAGTTAGTTCTACCGATCAGGGAGCAAGGCGTTTAGAAAAAAATGCCCCACAACTAATGAATATCGTATCAGGCAGATCGATTGAGATTTCGCCTGATTTAACGGTGGCCAATGTGATGCAACGTATTTCTGGCGCGTCTATAGAGCGCAATAGCAACGGCGATGGACAATATGCCATTTTAAGGGGGATGGATAAACGTTACAATTATACTTTGGTAAATGGTGTTAAAATCCCAAGTCCGGATAATAAATACCGTTATGTTCCGCTTGATCTTTTTCCTTCTGATTTACTCGATCGTTTAGAAGTGTATAAAACGCTTACGCCAAATTTAGAAGGCGATGCCATTGGTGGTGTCATTAATATGGTGATGAAAAATGCACCCGGTAAATTTCAGGTAAATGCAAACATTTCAACAGGTTATAGCCAATTATTTTTCGATCGTAAGTTTACCAGTTACAATGCTTCAGGTATTAATTACAAATCGCCCTACGAAGTAAATGGGAAAACCTATAATGCTACGCAGAGCGATTTTACCAAGGGCACGCTTGATTATAAATATAAAAACCCCGCACCTAATTTAATCGGAAGCTTATCCTTAAGTAAACGCTTTTTGGATAATAAACTCGGGGTGGTGCTGGCAGGAAGTTATCAGAATACCTACCGTGGCAGTAACAGTACTTTTTACAATAATTCTGTTGTAGGTGTCGATCCTTATGCCAAAATTACCAGCAAAAGTTACCGTGAATATTCTGAACAGCAGCAGCGAACAGGCTTACATGGAAAAATTGATTATGTTTTTAATAAAGATCACCAGATCAGTTTGTACAATGTATACGTTAACCTGAAAAATCAACAGGTTAGAGATGCTGTAACCACTACTTATAATGGAGTTTATAATCCAACAGCTGGGAACGCAGAATTGGTTTACGATACGCGTAGTCGCTTAACTGAGCAACAGATTTACAATTCTACGCTGCATGGCGATCATAAATTTTTTAATGATAAATTTAAAGTACAGTGGTCGGCTGTTTATTCTTCAGCCAAAAACGATGTGCCCGATAATACCAGCATCAGTTTAAATGGGGTACAACAGAATTTTCAAAGCAAACGTACCAGTTTAGTTAATACCAACCCCGTTACCCGCAGATGGGAACGTAATACCGATGAGGATTTGGCAGGTTACCTTGATCTGACTTACCATGTTTTAGCTGGCGAACACAAACTGGATGTTATGGCTGGAGGTTTATACCGCGATAAAAAAAGGAGTGGTTTCTTTAATAATTATAACCTCGCTCAGGGAGCAGATCATGCAAATGATATTTATGGTGTAAATTTCCAAAATTACACCGACCTGAATTTGGTGGTAAGCAATCCAACAGGTGCGGTAGCCAATTCGCTTACCTACGATGCAACAGAGCAAACTACTTCTGGATATGGAATGTTTAAATATAATTCGGCTAAATTAGAAGTGATAGGAGGGCTAAGAGTAGAGCATACCAATCAGGGTTATAATCTTCTTTTCGCGGCAGGAGAATCTTTTCCAAAAGGAAATCAGATTTATACCGATGTATTACCGAGTTTAACTGCAAAATATTTTTTAACAGAAAAAGCGCAGTTACATGCTTCTTACTACAAAGCCCTTAACCGCCCAGGTTTTTATGAAATTGTACCCGGAAAAGTTGTAAATGAAGAATTCCAGGAACGTGGCAATCCTAACCTGCAGCGCGCACTGGCCGATAACTTCGATTTAAGGTATGAGCTTTTTCCTGGCGCTTCTGAGCAATTATTGATTGGTGCTTTCTACAAAAGGATAAAAAATCCAATTGAATATACTTTTCAGGCTGATGCCGTTCGCGGCCAAGATATTTATTATAGTCCAGGGAACTTTGGTACGGCCAATAATTATGGCGCAGAGGTAGATTACATCAAATATTTTAACAAAATAGGTGTAAAGGCCAATTATACCTACACTCATTCGCGCATTAACACCACTAAAACCACCAGGGTGATCAATAGCACCACCGGAGATACGGAGCCTGCAAATGTAAACCAGGAACGTCCGCTTTATGGTCAGTCTGCGCATATCGCCAACCTGTCAATATTGTTTAAAGACACTAAAAAAGGCTGGGATGCACAGGTTGCAGGTGCCTATACAGGACCACGCATCAACACGGTTTCTCAATTCTTAAATAACGATTTTTGGCAGGAAGGATTTGTACAGGTAGATGCGTCTGCAGAGAAGCGTTTTAAAGGTGGAATAAGTGTTTTTGTAAAAGCCAATAACATTTTAAATACACCGACAAAACTATTTATAAAAGGTACAAATCCAGCAAATAACGACATCAAAGAAGATTTGGTTAAAAATGGGAAAACCTTGATCAGAAGCGATTATTATGGCCAAAACTACCTTGTTGGCTTTAGGTATAAATTTAATTAA
- a CDS encoding dihydrofolate reductase family protein encodes MKKIILNLAVTLDGYIEGPNGEIDWCIMDGDANFNDFLDSIDSIFYGRISYDLWGNYQPGEEEDELMKSISQNINSKKKYVFSRAKANDDTDAIFIHSDIEKKVNEIKNLPGKDIWLYGGAKLISTFLNEGLVDELQLAVHPVILGSGKLLFSEITDRVWLTLKETKSAPSGVVQLIYSVKEK; translated from the coding sequence ATGAAAAAGATTATTCTCAACCTTGCCGTTACATTAGATGGATACATTGAAGGGCCTAATGGAGAAATTGATTGGTGCATTATGGATGGCGACGCCAATTTCAACGATTTTTTAGACAGCATTGATTCGATTTTTTATGGGCGCATCAGTTATGATTTATGGGGGAATTACCAACCTGGAGAAGAAGAGGATGAATTGATGAAATCGATCTCTCAAAACATCAACAGCAAGAAAAAATATGTTTTCTCTCGTGCTAAAGCCAACGATGATACAGATGCTATTTTTATCCATTCGGATATCGAAAAAAAAGTAAATGAGATCAAAAACCTTCCTGGCAAAGACATTTGGCTTTATGGTGGTGCAAAACTGATCTCTACCTTTTTAAATGAAGGTTTGGTTGATGAACTACAGCTTGCCGTACATCCGGTAATATTGGGTAGCGGAAAATTACTGTTTAGCGAAATTACCGATCGGGTTTGGCTAACACTAAAAGAAACCAAAAGTGCTCCATCAGGTGTTGTGCAACTGATATACAGTGTGAAGGAGAAATGA
- a CDS encoding RagB/SusD family nutrient uptake outer membrane protein has protein sequence MKKIYIVTSILLSTVLVSCKKDFLERPPLNQVSEATFWKNANDVYLAVNGVYNQLPGDDMVYDDAAADNAHAQYPWENSATDVSSGNVNAALKAGWDFTAIGRANYFLDNADKVTAIDKTLLERYKAEVRFIRANAYFWLICKFGDVPLSTKTVELGRENIPRTPKAEVLKFVIDELDAIAKILPQSYAGGKPNEKGRITKGAALALKARAHLYDGQWQQAADAASQVMTLGYSLFKVTAEDALNAKDDYSAWVDFANADDEKKFRLGLRSYEALFHQVNEGNVEVILDRQRIPQQDANALNTLLPSADLGGWGSIAPTQELVNSYPSYKTGDLITPPTPAQRAAWYKAKDPAFKNEYKNRDPRFYASILFDGNPWNAIEDGYAFKWTEGAGNTALTGYSVRKMVDPKIYRDQMENHANNILIRYAEVLLTYAEAKNELTGPDGSVYDALDQIRTRAGMPVVDRTKYASQATLRELIRNERRVELAIEGQRYMDIRRWKIAPQVMKSIFSISDALKPIQVRTWTDKLYLMPIPQDQIDLSKGVLKQNSGY, from the coding sequence ATGAAAAAGATATATATAGTTACAAGCATATTGTTATCAACTGTTTTAGTTTCTTGTAAGAAAGATTTTTTAGAAAGGCCACCATTAAACCAGGTATCGGAAGCTACTTTCTGGAAAAACGCAAATGATGTTTACCTGGCCGTAAATGGGGTATATAACCAGTTGCCTGGCGATGATATGGTGTACGACGATGCGGCTGCAGATAATGCGCATGCGCAATATCCGTGGGAAAATTCGGCAACAGACGTATCATCAGGTAATGTAAACGCTGCTTTAAAAGCAGGCTGGGATTTTACCGCAATTGGCCGTGCCAATTATTTTTTAGATAATGCAGATAAGGTAACTGCTATTGATAAAACTTTGCTGGAGCGCTATAAAGCGGAGGTTCGTTTTATTAGGGCAAATGCCTACTTCTGGTTGATTTGTAAATTTGGTGATGTGCCATTATCGACTAAAACAGTTGAGCTTGGCAGAGAAAATATACCAAGAACACCAAAAGCAGAAGTGTTAAAATTTGTAATAGATGAGTTAGATGCTATTGCTAAAATTTTACCGCAAAGTTATGCTGGCGGTAAACCAAATGAAAAGGGCCGTATTACCAAAGGTGCAGCCCTGGCTTTAAAAGCACGTGCACACTTATATGATGGCCAGTGGCAACAGGCCGCCGATGCAGCAAGCCAGGTAATGACCTTGGGTTACAGCTTGTTTAAAGTAACCGCCGAAGATGCCCTAAATGCCAAAGATGATTACAGTGCATGGGTAGATTTTGCAAATGCCGATGACGAGAAAAAGTTCCGTTTGGGGCTACGTAGCTACGAAGCATTGTTTCATCAGGTAAATGAAGGAAACGTAGAAGTGATTTTAGACAGACAGCGTATTCCGCAACAGGATGCTAATGCTTTAAATACCTTGTTGCCTTCGGCTGATTTAGGTGGATGGGGCTCAATTGCACCAACACAAGAGCTGGTAAACAGTTACCCAAGTTATAAAACCGGCGATTTAATTACGCCGCCTACACCAGCACAACGTGCTGCATGGTATAAAGCCAAAGATCCGGCATTTAAAAACGAGTATAAAAACAGGGATCCCCGTTTTTATGCCAGTATTTTATTTGACGGAAACCCATGGAATGCCATTGAAGATGGCTATGCCTTTAAATGGACCGAAGGCGCAGGTAATACCGCATTAACAGGTTATAGCGTGCGTAAAATGGTAGACCCGAAAATCTACCGTGATCAGATGGAAAACCATGCCAACAATATCCTGATCCGTTACGCAGAGGTTTTATTAACCTATGCCGAAGCTAAAAACGAGTTAACCGGGCCTGATGGATCGGTGTACGATGCTTTAGACCAGATCAGGACCCGTGCCGGTATGCCAGTGGTAGACCGGACTAAATATGCCTCTCAAGCCACTTTAAGAGAGCTGATCAGAAATGAAAGACGTGTAGAGCTGGCCATAGAAGGACAACGTTATATGGACATCAGAAGATGGAAAATCGCACCACAGGTAATGAAATCTATTTTTAGTATCAGCGATGCGCTTAAACCTATTCAGGTTAGAACCTGGACTGATAAATTGTATTTAATGCCAATCCCGCAAGATCAGATAGATCTTTCTAAAGGTGTTTTAAAGCAAAACAGCGGTTATTAA
- a CDS encoding YdeI/OmpD-associated family protein — translation MEEMKNGVKAFYAETQADWRQWLAENHEKEVSVWLIIYKKDASKGSLPHANAVDEALCYGWIDSLTVKRDEESRYQFFSKRKPKSNWSAINKNKALHMIAQGLMSPAGLQTIEIAKVNGMWDALNDVENLIEPDDLKKEFESNTPAQTHWEKFPRSSKKAILKWISEAKRAETRATRISETVRLAGANVRVK, via the coding sequence ATGGAAGAAATGAAAAACGGAGTTAAAGCTTTTTATGCCGAAACCCAAGCCGACTGGCGCCAATGGCTTGCAGAAAATCATGAAAAAGAGGTATCAGTTTGGTTGATCATCTATAAAAAAGACGCATCAAAAGGCAGCCTTCCTCATGCAAATGCTGTGGATGAAGCACTTTGTTACGGATGGATTGACAGCCTGACTGTTAAGCGGGACGAGGAAAGCCGTTATCAATTTTTCTCAAAAAGAAAACCTAAAAGCAATTGGAGTGCAATTAACAAGAATAAGGCTTTACATATGATAGCCCAAGGATTGATGAGCCCTGCAGGTTTACAAACAATCGAAATAGCAAAAGTCAATGGGATGTGGGATGCTTTAAATGATGTGGAAAATCTAATAGAACCTGATGATTTAAAGAAAGAATTTGAATCAAATACGCCAGCACAAACACATTGGGAAAAATTTCCCCGTTCATCAAAGAAAGCCATACTAAAATGGATATCAGAAGCCAAAAGAGCAGAAACCAGAGCAACAAGGATTAGCGAAACGGTTAGATTGGCGGGTGCCAATGTGCGGGTAAAATAG
- a CDS encoding tetratricopeptide repeat protein, translated as MIKSFSVLVLFLLFISNAIAQEEKFESIIALNQKDPTAALAQLKKIYAKSIDDNDELLEGKCLQQMGKVCYTQGHFSQSLEFFLKADKIFNNASQPLLLAANLNDVGVLYYYMKQKDKAMNSYSKAISVYKRSNNLIGQATVLGNIGQLYEKRQLYDSAFYYQKLALKINERINDKSGAAKIHENLGSIYEDLERYDSAYVHFKRSLNLYQEDHNDLGSIEVINNLGDILRKTGRYKESIVQTETALKLAEKMGNVYQLSSCCRDLGKAYELLNNMDSAYHYVKLGYKYTIDLYSQDGARQVAFLQVLYDINKKSDEINKLKNDRKVNRIIAFSATIVVVLIVVLGFVIFSRQRLKLKDQQMLARQKAIEHDMTSLALKNLQLEEQNLKQLLEVKSRELSTHTLNLIKHNQFLENLRATLQAMIKEDKRDQKKQMNQILTEINQSFNHERNWKEFTMAFEQVHHQFLESLKKYSNELTSADMRLIALLKMNLDSSDIATLLGISTDSLRVSRYRLRKKLNLAQGDNLSAFIQAL; from the coding sequence ATGATCAAATCCTTTAGTGTTCTCGTACTTTTTCTGCTTTTCATTTCGAATGCGATTGCCCAGGAAGAAAAATTCGAATCGATTATTGCGCTGAATCAAAAAGATCCGACTGCTGCCCTGGCTCAATTAAAAAAAATATACGCCAAATCTATCGATGATAATGATGAACTTTTAGAAGGCAAATGTTTGCAGCAAATGGGCAAGGTTTGTTATACACAGGGTCATTTTAGCCAATCGTTAGAGTTCTTTCTAAAAGCGGATAAAATATTCAACAATGCCAGTCAACCGCTTTTATTGGCCGCTAACCTTAACGATGTGGGCGTGCTTTATTATTACATGAAGCAGAAAGACAAAGCCATGAACAGCTATAGCAAAGCCATTAGTGTTTATAAGAGATCGAATAATTTAATTGGCCAGGCAACCGTTTTGGGTAATATTGGACAGTTATACGAAAAAAGGCAGCTTTATGATAGTGCATTTTACTATCAAAAACTGGCTTTAAAAATAAACGAACGGATTAACGATAAAAGTGGGGCAGCCAAAATACACGAAAACCTGGGCAGTATATATGAAGACCTGGAGCGCTATGATTCTGCTTATGTACATTTTAAACGGTCGTTAAATTTATATCAGGAAGACCATAATGATCTGGGGAGTATTGAAGTAATTAATAATTTAGGAGATATCCTTCGTAAAACAGGCCGGTATAAAGAGAGTATTGTACAAACCGAAACGGCATTGAAACTGGCCGAAAAGATGGGCAATGTTTATCAGTTAAGCTCCTGCTGTAGAGATTTGGGCAAGGCATACGAGCTGTTGAATAATATGGATAGCGCTTACCATTATGTAAAGCTTGGCTATAAGTACACGATCGATCTGTATTCGCAAGATGGCGCCCGGCAGGTGGCATTTTTACAGGTACTTTACGATATCAATAAAAAATCGGATGAGATTAATAAACTGAAAAACGACAGGAAAGTGAACAGGATTATTGCTTTTTCTGCTACCATTGTAGTAGTATTAATAGTCGTTTTGGGTTTTGTGATTTTTAGCAGGCAGCGCTTAAAGTTAAAAGATCAACAGATGTTGGCGCGGCAGAAGGCAATAGAACATGACATGACCAGTCTGGCACTCAAAAATCTTCAGCTCGAAGAGCAAAATCTGAAACAATTATTAGAGGTTAAAAGCAGAGAGCTGTCTACCCATACCTTAAACCTGATTAAACACAACCAGTTTTTGGAAAACCTTAGGGCTACTTTACAGGCGATGATAAAAGAAGATAAGCGCGATCAGAAAAAGCAGATGAACCAGATCCTCACTGAAATTAATCAGAGTTTTAATCACGAACGTAACTGGAAAGAATTTACGATGGCATTCGAACAGGTGCATCATCAATTTCTCGAAAGCCTAAAAAAATATAGCAATGAGCTTACCTCAGCCGATATGCGATTGATTGCACTGTTAAAAATGAACCTCGATTCAAGCGATATTGCAACCTTACTCGGTATATCAACCGATAGCTTAAGGGTATCGAGATACAGGTTAAGGAAAAAGCTAAACCTGGCGCAAGGCGATAATTTATCGGCATTTATCCAGGCTTTATAA